The Chitinophagales bacterium genome has a window encoding:
- a CDS encoding GIY-YIG nuclease family protein, which produces MLYAVVDIETTGSYAAGNGITEIAIVIHDGEKVLHVYESLVNPKQGIPYFIQRLTGINDNMVQHAPTFAEIAPQVYELLQDKVFIAHNVNFDYSFVKHHLEKEGFELNTKKLCTVRLARKIIPGLRSYSLGKLCHQVGIELTNHHRAGGDAMATAQLLKMLLEEDTENVIDGMLKGRNREQYLPPNVPVEQVDNVPPVPGVYYFYDARGKIIYVGKAVNLAKRIKSHFSNNKTNKQKQEFLREIHRISYTECATDLMAHILESAEIRRLWPSHNRSQRGYLPRFGLFVYEDRNGYKRFGIEKNKLYFKPVHTFNTIIEGHNHIRELIQEYNLCARLCNLAKTEDCSTSMYAAHCEGACTGEEDVAGYNAKVDKAIAGMQQQLPTFALLDKGISETEQSCILVKQGSFFGMGYIANETLLNDMEKLEESLEPYQDNDYIRNLVFKHAAEYPEKCFSF; this is translated from the coding sequence ATGCTATATGCAGTAGTAGATATAGAAACCACCGGGAGTTATGCCGCAGGAAATGGCATCACCGAGATCGCCATTGTGATTCACGACGGAGAGAAGGTACTGCACGTCTACGAATCACTGGTAAATCCTAAACAAGGTATCCCTTATTTTATACAAAGGCTTACAGGCATCAATGACAATATGGTGCAGCATGCGCCTACTTTTGCCGAGATAGCTCCACAGGTGTATGAGCTACTACAGGACAAAGTATTCATTGCACATAATGTCAACTTCGATTACAGCTTTGTAAAGCACCACCTGGAGAAAGAAGGGTTTGAGTTGAACACCAAAAAGCTGTGTACAGTAAGGCTGGCCCGTAAGATAATACCCGGTTTGCGCAGCTACAGCTTAGGCAAGCTTTGCCACCAGGTGGGCATTGAGCTGACCAACCATCACCGTGCAGGAGGTGATGCTATGGCTACAGCACAGTTATTAAAAATGCTGCTGGAAGAGGATACAGAAAATGTGATAGACGGTATGCTGAAAGGCCGTAACAGGGAGCAATACCTGCCACCGAACGTACCTGTTGAACAAGTAGATAATGTGCCGCCCGTTCCGGGGGTATATTATTTTTACGATGCCCGTGGCAAGATCATATATGTAGGCAAGGCGGTGAACCTGGCCAAACGTATCAAGAGCCATTTCAGTAATAACAAGACCAATAAACAAAAGCAGGAATTTCTGCGGGAGATACATCGCATATCATATACCGAGTGCGCAACCGATCTGATGGCGCATATACTGGAAAGTGCGGAGATACGCAGATTATGGCCGTCGCACAACCGCAGCCAGCGCGGCTACCTGCCACGCTTCGGCTTGTTTGTATACGAAGACCGTAATGGCTACAAACGTTTCGGAATAGAAAAGAACAAACTCTACTTCAAACCCGTACATACTTTCAATACCATTATTGAAGGGCATAACCATATACGCGAACTGATACAGGAATATAACCTGTGCGCAAGACTGTGCAACCTTGCCAAAACAGAAGACTGCAGTACGAGCATGTATGCTGCACATTGCGAAGGTGCCTGCACGGGAGAAGAAGATGTAGCCGGCTACAATGCCAAAGTAGACAAAGCCATTGCTGGTATGCAGCAACAACTGCCAACCTTCGCGCTATTGGACAAAGGCATCAGTGAAACAGAACAGAGTTGCATACTGGTGAAACAAGGCAGCTTTTTTGGCATGGGTTATATAGCCAACGAGACACTGCTGAACGACATGGAAAAGCTGGAAGAGAGCCTGGAGCCCTACCAGGACAATGACTATATCCGTAACCTGGTGTTCAAACACGCAGCCGAATATCCTGAAAAATGTTTTTCATTTTAA
- a CDS encoding DUF1361 domain-containing protein codes for MRELWLRIPQYIRVTLILTVVNIAILAVRNIIVGCSVFDFLKSNLFIGSLPALVIAVFLKEYKGNINAFFFWFITLIWVLFYPNAPYMISDLIHVNADNHDETYAELIVFDTLIIFSIAMLSVYYGFLSLKIMFNIFKDRYSNAFAHTAIAVTILLSCLGFYMGREMLSAIKLGNGYLYSWEIFLEPRQIITAVWDLLFPIGAHKEAYMMMLLFGIVQYLLLIMFKDISNVESSGFVTNTATSKNQSE; via the coding sequence ATGAGGGAGCTTTGGCTACGAATACCCCAATACATAAGGGTTACGCTTATACTTACTGTTGTTAATATCGCCATATTAGCCGTAAGAAATATTATCGTCGGTTGTTCTGTTTTCGACTTTTTAAAGTCAAATCTCTTTATCGGTTCATTACCGGCGCTGGTAATAGCTGTATTCCTCAAAGAGTACAAGGGCAACATCAATGCATTCTTTTTCTGGTTCATTACCCTGATATGGGTACTTTTTTACCCCAATGCCCCATATATGATCAGCGACCTGATACATGTAAATGCCGATAACCATGATGAGACCTATGCCGAACTGATCGTTTTCGATACGCTTATTATATTCTCAATAGCCATGCTATCTGTTTACTATGGTTTCCTGTCGCTGAAGATCATGTTCAACATTTTTAAGGACAGGTACAGCAATGCGTTTGCACACACAGCCATAGCTGTTACCATTTTATTGAGTTGCCTTGGTTTTTATATGGGCCGCGAGATGCTTTCGGCCATTAAGCTGGGTAATGGCTACCTCTATTCATGGGAAATATTTTTAGAGCCACGACAGATAATTACAGCGGTCTGGGACCTGCTGTTCCCTATAGGCGCACATAAAGAGGCCTATATGATGATGTTGCTGTTTGGCATTGTTCAATATTTACTGCTCATCATGTTCAAAGACATCAGTAATGTGGAATCATCCGGATTCGTTACTAATACAGCAACCTCAAAAAATCAATCAGAATGA
- a CDS encoding mechanosensitive ion channel protein MscS, translating into MTTATKMSILLLTMVGMLFLPWLGSYFYYSGNFPADFFAYPTLKAMPKADFNMYIFAFVALLCAIVAAAYLFPQWFFFKKVETPMVVRPKVKWPMWFWLGLFCWAGVMLLFIFKVRNPAWLIHWTDVPLFWGTALMLDGWVYKRNGGVSLVSKVPQELIGIGVASVSGWMIFEFLNFFVDDNWYYPQGNMLDREEFLLYACIVSSGLLPIAFEWYCLFKTFPRLRNRFSNGIKIKTNNTIDNLILFACFGGMFASGLLPDTMFFILWLGPPIILAIVLKKIGVWTPVMDIAKGNWTPALLSALTYFVTGFCLEGQNYLSAIHAPNLWTGDPAYWQYSLPYVDVLHVFEMPLLGLWGYLPFGIYCWLWWIAWATLMNIPALFLKEDPLKSDSDL; encoded by the coding sequence ATGACGACTGCAACAAAAATGTCCATTTTGCTGCTTACGATGGTAGGTATGCTATTTCTGCCGTGGTTAGGCTCGTACTTTTATTACTCGGGCAACTTTCCCGCAGACTTTTTCGCATACCCCACATTGAAAGCCATGCCGAAGGCGGACTTTAATATGTACATATTTGCCTTTGTTGCATTACTGTGTGCCATAGTTGCGGCTGCTTACCTGTTCCCGCAATGGTTCTTTTTCAAAAAAGTGGAAACGCCGATGGTGGTACGGCCCAAAGTAAAATGGCCCATGTGGTTCTGGTTGGGATTATTTTGCTGGGCCGGTGTGATGCTGCTCTTCATTTTTAAAGTGCGCAATCCTGCATGGTTGATCCACTGGACAGACGTGCCCCTGTTTTGGGGTACAGCGCTGATGCTGGATGGCTGGGTATATAAACGCAACGGCGGAGTATCGCTGGTAAGCAAAGTGCCGCAGGAGCTGATAGGTATAGGCGTGGCCTCAGTGTCAGGATGGATGATATTTGAATTCCTGAATTTTTTTGTAGATGACAACTGGTACTACCCGCAGGGCAACATGCTGGATAGGGAAGAATTCCTGCTCTATGCCTGTATCGTCTCCTCAGGACTGTTGCCTATCGCTTTTGAGTGGTATTGCCTGTTCAAAACATTTCCCAGGCTAAGAAACCGTTTCTCGAACGGAATTAAGATCAAAACAAATAATACTATCGACAACCTGATACTATTTGCCTGTTTCGGCGGTATGTTCGCGTCAGGGTTACTGCCCGATACTATGTTCTTTATATTGTGGCTGGGACCGCCGATTATCCTGGCGATCGTGTTGAAAAAAATAGGCGTATGGACACCTGTAATGGATATTGCCAAGGGCAACTGGACGCCTGCCCTGCTTTCGGCACTTACTTATTTCGTTACCGGATTTTGCCTGGAAGGGCAGAACTACCTGAGCGCTATTCATGCGCCCAACCTCTGGACCGGCGACCCTGCCTACTGGCAATACAGCCTGCCTTATGTAGATGTGTTGCATGTATTTGAAATGCCGCTGCTGGGCTTATGGGGCTACTTGCCGTTTGGTATCTACTGCTGGCTGTGGTGGATAGCCTGGGCTACCCTGATGAATATACCCGCGCTTTTCCTTAAAGAAGACCCCTTAAAATCTGATTCTGACCTATGA